Below is a genomic region from Planctomycetia bacterium.
AAGCCGCCGGTCAGTTCGGCGCCGGCGCTCGAGCCGTCCGCATTGAATTGGCCTACCGTCGCACCGTCGAATGCCGCGCCGCCCAGATTGGAAACGTAGAACTTGCTGTCGCCCGGCTCAAGCAAGATGCTGGAGGGCGTGGTCAGGCCCTCGGTGACCAGTACGGTAGGGTTGGCCACTTCGAACCCGTTATAGTCATAGCGCACGATGCTGCTGTTCTGCCGACTGGCGACGTACAGCTTCGACTTGTCAGGGGACAACGCCATGCCATTCGGTTCGTCCAGGTTGATCGGATCGTCGACCAAAACGCCAATCAACGAGCCGTCGCTGCCGCCGTAACGGAGCACACGATTCGTCAGCCGGTCGGCAACGAGGATTTCATTTTCTTCGCCAGCAGGAGCGGCATCCGCCCAGACGCAAGCTAGGAGCGGAACGAGGACGAGAAATCGAAAGCGAGACAACATGCGGGAAACCTCCACGGTGATCAGGGTGCGATGCTTCGGGGGCAAAACTAGGCGGCTCGCCGGCGCCGGCGATCATCTCATTGAAGGCCAAAACGGCCCTCGCGGGACCAGTGTGCCTGTGGCGGTTCGGCGGGCACAAAAGGGCCTGCATCGTTCCTGCCATTCAGGAGCACGAACGACAACCGGGCAGGCTCGCCAAATATGGGGACTCTTACTCTAACTACCCAACCAGACCACACCCACCCCCCCTGCCGGTGGAGAGCGACAGTGGCCGTGAAGAACATTGAGCTGGAACTAGTAGTTGATCCCGACTATCCTCCGCGCGCAGCGCGGCGGTGATGCAACGCCAGAATGTGGCCCAAGGAGGGGTGACGTGTCGCGGCGATTACAAGGACTTGGGGTGCTCGGCGTCCTCGTGGCGGCGGCCGCCTGGGTGTACTCGAACTACGAGTTCTCGGGAACTCTTGATCAATTCACGGTCCGCCGGCGCGGCGCGGCCGGACCGGACTTGGGACCCGCGCCCCCGGTGGCGCGGTCCAGCAACACCATCCGCGTGGCGACTTTCAATATCCAGGTGTTCGGCGAAAGCAAACTCGAGCACCAGGCCGCGGTGGCGGCGCTGGTCGACATTATGCGGCGGTTCGACGTCGTCGCCGTGCAAGAGATTCGCGCGCAAAGCGTCGACCAAATCCCCCGTTTCCTGGAACAAGTCAACGCTGGCGGGGGTCACTATCACTACGTGCTTGGGCCGCGGCTGGGACGTTCCAACAGCAAGGAACAATACGCCTTCATCTACAACCGCGCCAGCATCGAGGTCGATCCCAGTTCCGTCTACACAATCGATGACCCCGATGACCTGCTGCATCGCGAACCTTTGGTGGCCAGCTTTCGCGTTCGCGGGCCCAGCGCGCAGGAAGCGTTCACGTTCACGTTGATCAACATTCATGTCGACCCGGATGAAGTCGCGCGCGAGGTCAATGTCCTGGACGATGTCTACCGCGCGGTGCAACGTGACGGCCGAGGC
It encodes:
- a CDS encoding endonuclease/exonuclease/phosphatase family protein; protein product: MSRRLQGLGVLGVLVAAAAWVYSNYEFSGTLDQFTVRRRGAAGPDLGPAPPVARSSNTIRVATFNIQVFGESKLEHQAAVAALVDIMRRFDVVAVQEIRAQSVDQIPRFLEQVNAGGGHYHYVLGPRLGRSNSKEQYAFIYNRASIEVDPSSVYTIDDPDDLLHREPLVASFRVRGPSAQEAFTFTLINIHVDPDEVAREVNVLDDVYRAVQRDGRGEDDVILLGDLNADVRHLGQLGEISQLTPVVTGKTTTNTLRNAQLDNILFMAHATTEFTGRAGVVDLIRDLNLTTAQASAVSDHCPVYAEFSIQEGGADGAIAGREVERK